The following proteins come from a genomic window of Lachnoclostridium phytofermentans ISDg:
- a CDS encoding P-II family nitrogen regulator, whose protein sequence is MDDASLNKHYELLCMIVNHGQAGKVMKIAKQQGITGCTVFLGYGTIKNRILEFLEINDIRKEIILTVGEKSVIRNAAETISTEFEFHKPRHGIAFTMDVANFISSRGCIYKKDRERVGVEKTMYNSIFTVVEKGKAEDVIEAAQKAGSKGGTIINARGSGIHETQKLFNMDIEPEKEIVLILSEESITDAIVKSISECLQIEDPGKGVLFVLDVSKTFGLY, encoded by the coding sequence ATGGATGATGCAAGTTTAAATAAACATTACGAGCTCCTTTGTATGATTGTGAATCATGGTCAAGCAGGGAAGGTAATGAAAATTGCAAAGCAACAGGGGATAACAGGTTGCACCGTTTTTCTTGGGTATGGTACAATTAAAAACCGTATATTAGAATTTTTAGAGATAAATGATATTCGTAAAGAAATCATTCTTACAGTTGGAGAAAAATCAGTGATACGAAATGCTGCTGAAACCATCAGCACAGAATTTGAATTTCATAAGCCACGTCATGGTATTGCTTTTACCATGGATGTTGCTAATTTTATAAGTTCGAGAGGCTGTATCTATAAGAAAGATAGAGAAAGAGTGGGTGTAGAAAAAACAATGTATAATTCGATTTTCACAGTGGTTGAAAAAGGTAAAGCTGAAGATGTTATAGAAGCAGCACAAAAAGCTGGTTCCAAAGGTGGAACCATAATTAATGCCAGAGGTTCAGGAATCCATGAAACACAAAAATTATTCAATATGGATATTGAACCGGAAAAAGAAATTGTACTTATTCTTTCAGAGGAAAGTATAACGGATGCAATTGTGAAATCAATCAGTGAATGTCTACAGATTGAGGATCCAGGTAAGGGAGTATTATTTGTATTAGATGTTTCAAAAACTTTTGGTTTATATTAG
- a CDS encoding Ig-like domain-containing protein: MKFSKYFKWLSLTLALVLSIFLLDPIGVQAATVKLDKSEAIMFVGDLLTLKLSGTKDTVSWKSSNTKVATVNKTGKVKAVKAGSVTITATNNKTSYKCKIKVESPELNFSEIITRIGWTEQLKVTGTSQKVKWKTSDEKIVTVSEDGLITVHDIGNVQITATIGNKILKCNVNIPKPFFIHTSLSLAPGETNSNVLLYYSDNTTWSSSDENIITVDNKGNITALTVGSAIITASSGGYIYNYSVNVELSPSKIENLLKEKFPSITTPMGTLKLIHTVRINDYDSYPYDIEIKTDWSGDFSPFYDPIHSIKYSDIEKQETINQLRQAQIDIYNFFHQYYPDKKVTGGYYWGYYKYRYIQAGYDSVKFMNWTNYNASLFSRYYDSYIIGFNWYAYFDDYYK; this comes from the coding sequence ATGAAATTTTCTAAATATTTTAAGTGGTTATCACTTACTTTGGCTTTAGTACTGTCAATATTTTTACTTGATCCAATAGGTGTACAGGCTGCTACGGTAAAGTTGGATAAGTCTGAGGCTATAATGTTTGTTGGAGATTTATTGACTTTAAAATTATCTGGGACCAAGGATACGGTATCTTGGAAATCGAGCAATACAAAAGTAGCTACAGTTAATAAAACTGGTAAAGTTAAAGCAGTAAAGGCTGGTTCAGTTACAATAACAGCAACCAATAATAAAACTAGCTACAAATGTAAGATTAAGGTAGAATCACCAGAATTAAATTTTTCAGAGATAATTACTCGCATAGGCTGGACTGAACAATTAAAAGTAACTGGAACATCTCAGAAAGTAAAATGGAAAACTTCAGATGAGAAAATAGTAACAGTTTCTGAAGATGGACTAATAACAGTGCATGATATTGGTAATGTTCAAATCACAGCTACAATCGGAAACAAGATTTTAAAATGTAACGTAAATATACCCAAGCCTTTTTTTATCCATACCTCGTTGTCTTTAGCTCCTGGTGAAACTAATTCTAATGTTTTACTTTATTATAGCGATAATACAACATGGAGTAGTTCAGATGAAAATATTATAACTGTTGACAATAAAGGAAATATAACCGCATTAACCGTAGGAAGTGCAATCATAACTGCTTCAAGTGGTGGATATATATATAATTATAGCGTTAATGTTGAATTATCTCCCTCTAAGATAGAAAATCTGTTGAAGGAAAAATTTCCATCCATTACTACTCCTATGGGAACATTAAAGTTAATTCATACGGTTAGAATTAATGATTATGATTCTTATCCATACGACATAGAAATTAAAACTGATTGGAGTGGTGATTTTAGCCCATTTTATGATCCGATTCATTCTATAAAATATTCTGATATTGAAAAGCAAGAAACAATTAATCAGTTAAGACAAGCTCAAATCGATATTTATAATTTCTTTCATCAATACTATCCGGATAAAAAGGTTACTGGGGGATATTATTGGGGTTATTATAAATATCGCTATATACAAGCTGGATATGATTCAGTAAAATTCATGAATTGGACTAATTATAACGCTTCATTATTTTCTAGGTATTATGACTCTTATATTATTGGTTTCAATTGGTATGCATATTTTGATGATTATTATAAATAA
- the rpsU gene encoding 30S ribosomal protein S21 yields the protein MSNVIVKENESLDSALRRFKRNCAKAGIQQEIRKREHYEKPSVKRKKKSEAARKRKFK from the coding sequence ATGTCAAATGTAATCGTAAAAGAGAACGAATCCTTAGACAGCGCTCTCCGCAGATTCAAAAGAAACTGTGCGAAGGCCGGAATCCAGCAGGAGATTCGTAAGAGAGAACATTACGAGAAACCAAGCGTAAAGCGTAAGAAAAAGTCTGAAGCTGCTCGTAAGCGTAAGTTTAAATAA
- a CDS encoding YabP/YqfC family sporulation protein — translation MFFRDKPVKSNHDKYKGKANKELYDLCKQKEKERKAERISYLEIISQNLMLPPDIIAGAPIVTINGRNSISIENHRKIMEYTGEKIKISTKICNLCIEGKNLKITYYTKEELKVTGIIHSVYYQQGA, via the coding sequence ATGTTTTTTAGAGATAAACCCGTGAAATCTAATCATGATAAATATAAAGGCAAAGCAAATAAAGAGCTCTATGATTTATGCAAACAAAAAGAGAAAGAACGAAAAGCAGAACGTATTAGTTATCTGGAAATCATATCTCAGAACCTAATGCTACCACCGGATATTATAGCTGGTGCACCGATTGTAACAATCAACGGAAGGAATTCCATTAGTATTGAAAACCATAGAAAGATAATGGAGTACACAGGTGAAAAGATTAAAATATCTACGAAAATATGCAATCTATGTATTGAAGGGAAGAATCTAAAGATTACATATTATACGAAGGAAGAATTGAAGGTTACTGGTATCATTCATAGCGTATATTACCAACAAGGTGCATAA
- a CDS encoding DUF1538 domain-containing protein, which produces MNALVEKMREALFSVLPITLIVVLLNFTLTPLEPIVFGRFLLGGLLIVIGLAVLLVGVDIGITPIGSHMGAAIVKSKKIWIIAAAGLLLGFFVSVAEPDLHIMAGQVEFVTSGLISKSVILIVVSIGIAVMLALGLIRIVYNIPLYKLLIVIYMVILGLSFFTSAEFLAISFDASGATTGALTVPFILALALGVSSLKKDSKASEKDSFGLVAIASSGAILSVMIMSILVKTDKITANLESEEVISHSFLGPFFEAFPTLAKEVIIALLPIVIIFVLFQIISFKLPRRSLHKIFKGIFYTFLGLVIFLVGVNAGFMEVGKVVGYELASLENKSIIVIVGFVLGLVTILAEPAVYVLNRQIETVTSGFVKRKTVLMFLCIGVGGAVALSVIRILIPEIKLWHYLLPGYIIACIMTFFTPKLFVGIAFDSGGVASGPMTATFILAFTQGAADAVDHADVLIDGFGVIALVALTPLIALQILGILYKIYSKKKGINVDG; this is translated from the coding sequence TTGAATGCGCTAGTTGAAAAAATGAGGGAGGCTTTATTCTCGGTTCTACCTATTACACTAATTGTTGTTTTACTCAATTTTACATTAACGCCTCTCGAACCAATAGTATTTGGTAGATTTTTATTAGGAGGATTGCTTATTGTAATAGGATTGGCTGTACTACTTGTGGGGGTGGATATCGGAATAACACCGATAGGTTCTCATATGGGAGCAGCAATTGTAAAAAGTAAAAAAATTTGGATCATTGCAGCTGCTGGATTACTTCTTGGATTCTTTGTATCAGTAGCAGAACCAGACCTTCATATTATGGCAGGTCAGGTGGAATTTGTAACTTCGGGATTGATATCGAAGTCAGTAATTCTCATTGTTGTGTCTATTGGAATCGCTGTAATGCTTGCCCTTGGTTTGATTCGTATTGTCTATAACATTCCACTGTATAAGCTTTTAATTGTAATATATATGGTAATCTTAGGGTTATCTTTCTTTACTTCTGCTGAGTTCTTAGCAATTTCTTTTGATGCGTCAGGTGCTACCACCGGAGCATTAACAGTTCCATTTATATTAGCGTTAGCCCTTGGTGTTTCTTCTTTAAAGAAAGATAGTAAAGCATCAGAAAAAGATAGTTTCGGATTGGTAGCAATTGCTTCTTCAGGAGCAATTCTATCGGTAATGATTATGAGTATTTTAGTAAAAACAGATAAAATAACAGCAAATCTTGAAAGTGAAGAGGTTATTAGTCATAGCTTTTTAGGTCCGTTCTTTGAAGCTTTTCCTACACTAGCAAAAGAAGTAATAATTGCACTTCTGCCAATTGTAATTATATTTGTATTATTTCAGATCATTTCATTTAAATTACCAAGAAGATCACTGCATAAGATTTTCAAAGGAATCTTTTATACCTTTTTAGGATTAGTTATTTTCCTAGTTGGTGTGAATGCAGGTTTTATGGAAGTTGGTAAAGTAGTTGGATATGAGCTTGCATCTTTAGAAAATAAGAGCATTATTGTAATAGTTGGATTTGTACTTGGTCTTGTTACGATTTTAGCGGAACCTGCGGTATATGTATTAAATCGTCAGATAGAAACAGTCACAAGTGGTTTTGTTAAGAGAAAAACTGTGCTAATGTTCTTATGTATTGGTGTTGGTGGTGCGGTAGCACTTTCTGTAATTCGAATCTTAATACCAGAAATAAAGTTGTGGCATTATTTGCTACCAGGATATATAATAGCTTGTATTATGACATTTTTTACACCAAAATTATTTGTTGGTATTGCATTTGACTCTGGTGGTGTTGCATCTGGTCCGATGACAGCGACCTTTATCTTAGCATTCACTCAAGGTGCAGCAGATGCAGTTGATCATGCCGATGTATTAATTGATGGATTTGGAGTTATTGCATTGGTGGCATTAACACCTTTAATTGCTTTACAAATCCTTGGTATTTTATATAAGATATACTCAAAAAAGAAAGGAATTAATGTAGATGGATGA
- the alaS gene encoding alanine--tRNA ligase — protein sequence MKVYGVNELRKMYLDFFESKGHLKLNSFSLVPQNDKSLLLINSGMAPLKPYFTGQEIPPKKRVTTCQKCIRTGDIENIGKTARHGTFFEMLGNFSFGDYFKHEAIAWSWEFLTEVVGLSGDRLYPSIYLEDDEAFDIWNKEVGIAPERIFRMGKADNFWEHGAGPCGPCSEIYYDRGEKYGCGDPNCTVGCECDRFIEVWNNVFTQFNSDGNGNYEELENKNIDTGMGLERLAVVVQDVDTLFDIDTMKAIRDHVCKMANAEYKVDPKKDMSIRLITDHIRSVTFMTSDGIIPSNEGRGYVLRRLLRRAARHGRLLGIQGKFLAELSKTVIAESKDGYPELEEKKEYILKVLTIEEEKFNKTIDQGLSILSEMEEALVSNGTKTLNGEDAFKLYDTYGFPLDLTKEILEEKGFSIDEEGFKKAMQVQRETARSARAVTNYMGADASIYDEIDPAITSNFVGYDRTSHTSKISVLTTETDLTDEVVGGQTATIIVDETPFYATMGGQTADIGFIVGKDAEFEVEDTIKLKGGRVGHLGTVTKGSFKVGETVTLTIDTQKRQAIGKNHSATHLLQKALRNVLGSHVEQAGSFVTSERLRFDFTHFSALTKEEIAKVEAMVNEEIAKNVPVVTDVMSVEDAKKSGAMALFGEKYGDSVRVVTMGDFSKELCGGTHVANTGSITVFKILSEAGIAAGVRRIEAITSNAVFEYYKSMEEELHEAAKVAKTEPASLVKRIESLQEELKTALSENEKLKAKLANNSLGDVMNQVVEVKGVKLLASKVTDADMNGLRNLGDQLKEKLGECVILLASASEDKVNLIAMATDGAMAKGAHAGNLIKEVAVLVGGGGGGRPNMAQAGGKNPSGIDAAIEKAVSVVENQIK from the coding sequence ATGAAAGTGTATGGTGTGAATGAGCTAAGAAAGATGTACCTAGACTTCTTTGAAAGCAAAGGACATTTAAAGTTAAATAGTTTTTCTTTGGTACCACAAAATGATAAGAGCTTATTATTAATTAACTCCGGTATGGCACCGTTAAAGCCTTATTTTACAGGACAGGAGATTCCACCAAAAAAGCGTGTAACAACTTGCCAAAAATGTATCCGTACTGGTGATATCGAGAATATCGGTAAAACAGCAAGACATGGTACATTCTTTGAGATGCTTGGTAACTTCTCTTTTGGTGATTACTTTAAGCATGAAGCAATTGCTTGGTCTTGGGAATTCCTAACCGAGGTTGTTGGCCTTAGTGGAGATCGTTTATATCCATCTATTTATTTAGAAGATGATGAAGCATTTGATATCTGGAATAAAGAAGTTGGAATAGCTCCAGAAAGAATTTTCCGTATGGGAAAGGCAGATAACTTCTGGGAGCATGGTGCAGGTCCTTGTGGTCCATGTTCTGAGATTTACTATGATCGTGGTGAAAAATACGGTTGTGGTGATCCAAATTGTACCGTAGGATGTGAATGTGACCGTTTCATCGAAGTATGGAACAATGTATTTACTCAGTTCAATAGCGATGGTAATGGTAACTACGAAGAATTAGAGAATAAAAACATCGATACTGGAATGGGTCTTGAGCGTTTAGCAGTTGTAGTTCAGGATGTTGATACTTTATTTGATATCGATACAATGAAAGCAATCCGTGACCATGTATGTAAGATGGCGAATGCAGAATATAAAGTGGATCCAAAGAAGGATATGTCTATCCGCTTAATTACAGATCATATCCGTTCTGTAACATTTATGACCTCAGATGGTATTATTCCATCAAACGAAGGAAGAGGATACGTTTTACGTCGTCTACTTCGTAGAGCAGCAAGACATGGCAGATTATTAGGTATCCAAGGCAAATTCCTTGCTGAGTTAAGCAAGACTGTAATTGCAGAATCAAAAGACGGGTATCCAGAATTAGAAGAGAAGAAGGAATACATCCTTAAGGTATTAACCATTGAGGAAGAGAAATTCAATAAGACAATTGACCAAGGCCTTAGTATCTTATCTGAGATGGAAGAAGCATTAGTTTCTAATGGAACTAAGACTTTAAATGGAGAAGATGCATTTAAATTATATGATACCTATGGATTCCCATTAGATTTAACCAAGGAAATCTTAGAGGAAAAAGGCTTTAGTATTGATGAAGAAGGCTTTAAGAAAGCAATGCAAGTTCAGCGTGAAACAGCAAGAAGTGCTCGTGCAGTAACAAACTACATGGGTGCAGATGCAAGTATTTACGATGAAATAGATCCAGCAATTACATCTAACTTTGTTGGTTATGATAGAACGAGCCACACTTCTAAAATTTCGGTTCTTACAACAGAAACCGATTTAACGGATGAAGTGGTAGGTGGACAGACAGCAACTATTATCGTGGATGAAACACCATTCTATGCAACAATGGGTGGTCAGACTGCAGATATCGGTTTCATCGTGGGCAAGGATGCTGAATTTGAAGTAGAAGATACGATCAAGTTAAAAGGTGGTAGAGTTGGACATCTTGGAACAGTAACCAAGGGTAGCTTTAAGGTTGGAGAGACTGTAACACTTACCATTGACACTCAGAAAAGACAGGCAATTGGTAAGAACCATAGTGCGACTCATCTTCTTCAGAAGGCATTACGTAATGTTCTTGGTTCTCACGTAGAGCAGGCTGGTTCTTTTGTTACAAGTGAAAGACTTCGTTTTGACTTTACACATTTCTCTGCTTTAACCAAAGAAGAAATTGCAAAAGTGGAAGCTATGGTAAATGAAGAAATCGCAAAGAATGTACCAGTTGTTACAGATGTAATGAGCGTTGAAGATGCAAAGAAGAGTGGTGCGATGGCATTATTCGGTGAGAAATATGGCGATAGTGTTCGTGTAGTAACGATGGGTGACTTCAGTAAGGAATTATGTGGTGGTACCCACGTAGCTAACACAGGTTCTATCACTGTATTTAAGATCTTATCAGAAGCAGGTATTGCGGCAGGAGTACGTCGTATTGAAGCGATTACATCTAACGCAGTATTTGAATACTATAAGTCAATGGAAGAAGAGCTTCATGAGGCTGCAAAAGTAGCAAAGACAGAGCCAGCTTCCTTAGTAAAGAGAATTGAAAGCTTACAAGAAGAGTTAAAGACTGCATTATCTGAAAATGAGAAATTAAAGGCTAAGCTTGCAAATAATTCTTTAGGCGATGTAATGAATCAGGTAGTTGAGGTAAAGGGTGTGAAGCTCTTAGCTTCTAAGGTAACAGATGCTGATATGAATGGACTTCGTAACCTTGGAGACCAGTTAAAAGAAAAATTAGGTGAATGTGTTATTCTTTTAGCTTCTGCGAGTGAAGACAAAGTTAATCTTATTGCGATGGCAACCGATGGTGCTATGGCAAAGGGTGCTCATGCTGGTAACTTAATTAAGGAAGTTGCTGTTTTAGTTGGTGGTGGCGGCGGTGGTCGTCCAAATATGGCACAGGCAGGTGGAAAGAATCCATCTGGAATTGATGCAGCAATCGAAAAAGCGGTGTCTGTTGTGGAAAATCAGATTAAGTAA
- a CDS encoding sporulation protein YqfD: protein MLKRLIRWLRGYLYIMMAGGSPEHLINLCSGKGIVLWGLSYGESKNKKQLNEEDVIYCYILLKDYRKLRPLVRKAKAVPYIKERHGLPFFLRHVIRRKIYYIGILLFCALVYSMSLYIWDISIEGGYKHTEEQLMEYLQTTGVYSGVKIKSIECPRIEENIRRDFSDIGWVSAEIKGTRLIVRIVETVLPKLNSETKKTSLSTADLVATKDGIVNYIIVRSGTPKVELGSVVKKGDILISGVVPVIRDGETLVENKTVLADGDISLRTYFEYEDSFPLKYTYPVYTNHKKNGYSITLFGKKIFSHMPRNSYTNYDIITEASTLKLVRNFYLPISFMKTTISEYNIEEAIFSETEATTLANKRLLRYLEKLTNQGVIILEQRVEVKVENGTCKSAGKIVVEEPAWDYSPINDSEWRVLESDEHSGDNN, encoded by the coding sequence TTGCTGAAACGGTTGATTCGTTGGTTAAGAGGATACTTATATATAATGATGGCAGGTGGTTCCCCAGAGCATTTGATAAACTTATGCAGCGGGAAGGGCATTGTTTTATGGGGCTTAAGTTACGGAGAAAGTAAAAATAAAAAGCAATTAAATGAAGAAGATGTCATCTATTGCTATATACTATTAAAAGACTATCGTAAGTTAAGACCACTGGTACGAAAGGCGAAAGCAGTGCCCTACATAAAAGAACGACATGGTTTACCTTTCTTTTTAAGACATGTTATACGACGCAAAATATATTATATAGGTATACTACTTTTTTGCGCTTTGGTATATAGCATGTCTCTTTATATTTGGGACATTAGTATTGAAGGAGGATATAAGCATACAGAAGAACAACTGATGGAGTATTTACAAACAACTGGAGTATACAGCGGTGTAAAGATTAAGTCAATTGAATGTCCGAGGATCGAAGAAAATATCCGTAGGGACTTTTCAGATATCGGCTGGGTGTCGGCGGAGATTAAAGGAACAAGATTGATTGTTCGTATCGTTGAGACAGTACTTCCAAAATTAAATTCTGAAACAAAAAAAACTTCGTTAAGTACAGCGGACCTGGTCGCTACGAAAGATGGAATTGTGAATTATATCATAGTTCGTAGTGGTACACCAAAAGTGGAACTTGGCAGTGTTGTAAAAAAAGGCGATATCCTAATTTCTGGTGTAGTTCCAGTAATTAGAGATGGGGAAACCTTGGTTGAAAATAAAACAGTGTTAGCGGATGGAGATATTAGTCTACGTACATATTTTGAGTATGAAGATTCCTTTCCTTTAAAATATACTTATCCGGTGTATACGAATCATAAAAAAAATGGTTATTCCATTACCTTGTTCGGTAAAAAAATATTTTCCCATATGCCTAGAAATTCCTATACTAACTATGATATAATTACGGAAGCTAGTACCTTAAAATTAGTAAGGAATTTTTATCTTCCAATTAGTTTTATGAAAACCACGATTTCTGAGTACAATATAGAAGAAGCAATCTTTTCGGAAACAGAAGCGACCACATTAGCAAATAAGCGACTGCTTCGTTATTTAGAAAAATTGACTAACCAAGGTGTTATTATTTTAGAACAGAGAGTAGAGGTAAAAGTGGAAAACGGTACATGCAAAAGTGCAGGTAAAATTGTTGTGGAAGAGCCTGCGTGGGATTATAGCCCAATCAATGACAGCGAGTGGAGGGTGTTAGAATCGGATGAGCATAGTGGAGACAATAATTAA